A stretch of the Vigna radiata var. radiata cultivar VC1973A chromosome 9, Vradiata_ver6, whole genome shotgun sequence genome encodes the following:
- the LOC106773995 gene encoding pentatricopeptide repeat-containing protein At5g18390, mitochondrial isoform X2 encodes MNRLLRNAANAMLQSYAKLSKTLLLNSHSFPKTLTTAASPRDEYFAVIHHVSNIVRRDFYLERTLNKLRIHVTPELVFRVLRACSTASTPSLRFFNWALSHPSYTPTSLEFEQIVTTLAHANNYQTMWSLIRQVTLHHRLSLSPAAVATLIDAYGHHRHIDQAVEVFNKAAVLNCPQTLPLYNALLKSLCHNRLFHGAYALLRRMLRKGVHPDKTTYSILVNAWCSSGKLREAKLFLREMSDKGFNPPLRGRDLLVEGLLNAGYVESAKGMVRKMIKEGIVPDVGTFNAVVETVCKEDVQFCVDLYHEVSSHERGTRNGPKALKPIPVVVLCKGCG; translated from the exons ATGAACAGGCTCCTGAGAAATGCTGCAAACGCAATGCTGCAGAGTTACGCAAAACTCTCGAAAACACTTCTCCTCAATTCCCATTCATTCCCTAAAACCCTAACCACCGCGGCCTCACCCCGAGACGAGTACTTTGCAGTGATTCACCACGTCTCCAACATCGTGCGCCGCGACTTCTACCTGGAACGCACCCTCAACAAGCTCCGCATTCACGTCACCCCGGAGCTAGTCTTCCGTGTTCTCCGCGCGTGCTCCACCGCCTCCACGCCCTCCCTCCGCTTCTTCAACTGGGCTCTATCCCACCCCTCCTACACCCCCACCTCTCTCGAGTTCGAACAAATCGTCACCACCCTCGCCCACGCCAACAATTACCAAACCATGTGGTCCCTCATCCGTCAAGTCACCCTCCACCACCGTCTCTCCCTCTCCCCTGCCGCCGTCGCCACCCTCATCGACGCCTACGGCCACCACCGCCACATTGACCAGGCCGTTGAAGTCTTCAACAAGGCCGCCGTCCTCAACTGCCCCCAAACCCTCCCGCTCTACAACGCCCTTCTCAAATCCCTCTGCCACAACCGCCTCTTCCACGGCGCCTACGCCCTCCTCCGCCGCATGCTCCGCAAGGGCGTCCACCCCGACAAGACCACCTACTCTATCCTTGTCAACGCCTGGTGCTCCTCCGGCAAACTCCGCGAGGCCAAGCTCTTCCTCAGGGAAATGAGTGACAAAGGCTTCAACCCTCCCCTTCGTGGCCGCGACCTTCTCGTCGAAGGCCTGCTCAACGCCGGTTACGTTGAATCCGCCAAGGGAATGGTCAGGAAGATGATCAAGGAAGGGATCGTTCCCGACGTTGGAACTTTCAATGCCGTGGTGGAGACAGTGTGCAAGGAAGACGTTCAATTTTGCGTTGATCTTTATCACGAG GTTTCTTCCCATGAAAGAGGAACAAGAAATGGACCAAAAGCTCTGAAACCTATCCCCGTGGTTGTCCTATGCAA GGGTTGTGGTTAG
- the LOC106773995 gene encoding pentatricopeptide repeat-containing protein At5g18390, mitochondrial isoform X4, whose product MNRLLRNAANAMLQSYAKLSKTLLLNSHSFPKTLTTAASPRDEYFAVIHHVSNIVRRDFYLERTLNKLRIHVTPELVFRVLRACSTASTPSLRFFNWALSHPSYTPTSLEFEQIVTTLAHANNYQTMWSLIRQVTLHHRLSLSPAAVATLIDAYGHHRHIDQAVEVFNKAAVLNCPQTLPLYNALLKSLCHNRLFHGAYALLRRMLRKGVHPDKTTYSILVNAWCSSGKLREAKLFLREMSDKGFNPPLRGRDLLVEGLLNAGYVESAKGMVRKMIKEGIVPDVGTFNAVVETVCKEDVQFCVDLYHEVSSHERGTRNGPKALKPIPVVVLCK is encoded by the exons ATGAACAGGCTCCTGAGAAATGCTGCAAACGCAATGCTGCAGAGTTACGCAAAACTCTCGAAAACACTTCTCCTCAATTCCCATTCATTCCCTAAAACCCTAACCACCGCGGCCTCACCCCGAGACGAGTACTTTGCAGTGATTCACCACGTCTCCAACATCGTGCGCCGCGACTTCTACCTGGAACGCACCCTCAACAAGCTCCGCATTCACGTCACCCCGGAGCTAGTCTTCCGTGTTCTCCGCGCGTGCTCCACCGCCTCCACGCCCTCCCTCCGCTTCTTCAACTGGGCTCTATCCCACCCCTCCTACACCCCCACCTCTCTCGAGTTCGAACAAATCGTCACCACCCTCGCCCACGCCAACAATTACCAAACCATGTGGTCCCTCATCCGTCAAGTCACCCTCCACCACCGTCTCTCCCTCTCCCCTGCCGCCGTCGCCACCCTCATCGACGCCTACGGCCACCACCGCCACATTGACCAGGCCGTTGAAGTCTTCAACAAGGCCGCCGTCCTCAACTGCCCCCAAACCCTCCCGCTCTACAACGCCCTTCTCAAATCCCTCTGCCACAACCGCCTCTTCCACGGCGCCTACGCCCTCCTCCGCCGCATGCTCCGCAAGGGCGTCCACCCCGACAAGACCACCTACTCTATCCTTGTCAACGCCTGGTGCTCCTCCGGCAAACTCCGCGAGGCCAAGCTCTTCCTCAGGGAAATGAGTGACAAAGGCTTCAACCCTCCCCTTCGTGGCCGCGACCTTCTCGTCGAAGGCCTGCTCAACGCCGGTTACGTTGAATCCGCCAAGGGAATGGTCAGGAAGATGATCAAGGAAGGGATCGTTCCCGACGTTGGAACTTTCAATGCCGTGGTGGAGACAGTGTGCAAGGAAGACGTTCAATTTTGCGTTGATCTTTATCACGAG GTTTCTTCCCATGAAAGAGGAACAAGAAATGGACCAAAAGCTCTGAAACCTATCCCCGTGGTTGTCCTATGCAA gtGA
- the LOC106773995 gene encoding pentatricopeptide repeat-containing protein At5g18390, mitochondrial isoform X3 produces MNRLLRNAANAMLQSYAKLSKTLLLNSHSFPKTLTTAASPRDEYFAVIHHVSNIVRRDFYLERTLNKLRIHVTPELVFRVLRACSTASTPSLRFFNWALSHPSYTPTSLEFEQIVTTLAHANNYQTMWSLIRQVTLHHRLSLSPAAVATLIDAYGHHRHIDQAVEVFNKAAVLNCPQTLPLYNALLKSLCHNRLFHGAYALLRRMLRKGVHPDKTTYSILVNAWCSSGKLREAKLFLREMSDKGFNPPLRGRDLLVEGLLNAGYVESAKGMVRKMIKEGIVPDVGTFNAVVETVCKEDVQFCVDLYHEVSSHERGTRNGPKALKPIPVVVLCKS; encoded by the exons ATGAACAGGCTCCTGAGAAATGCTGCAAACGCAATGCTGCAGAGTTACGCAAAACTCTCGAAAACACTTCTCCTCAATTCCCATTCATTCCCTAAAACCCTAACCACCGCGGCCTCACCCCGAGACGAGTACTTTGCAGTGATTCACCACGTCTCCAACATCGTGCGCCGCGACTTCTACCTGGAACGCACCCTCAACAAGCTCCGCATTCACGTCACCCCGGAGCTAGTCTTCCGTGTTCTCCGCGCGTGCTCCACCGCCTCCACGCCCTCCCTCCGCTTCTTCAACTGGGCTCTATCCCACCCCTCCTACACCCCCACCTCTCTCGAGTTCGAACAAATCGTCACCACCCTCGCCCACGCCAACAATTACCAAACCATGTGGTCCCTCATCCGTCAAGTCACCCTCCACCACCGTCTCTCCCTCTCCCCTGCCGCCGTCGCCACCCTCATCGACGCCTACGGCCACCACCGCCACATTGACCAGGCCGTTGAAGTCTTCAACAAGGCCGCCGTCCTCAACTGCCCCCAAACCCTCCCGCTCTACAACGCCCTTCTCAAATCCCTCTGCCACAACCGCCTCTTCCACGGCGCCTACGCCCTCCTCCGCCGCATGCTCCGCAAGGGCGTCCACCCCGACAAGACCACCTACTCTATCCTTGTCAACGCCTGGTGCTCCTCCGGCAAACTCCGCGAGGCCAAGCTCTTCCTCAGGGAAATGAGTGACAAAGGCTTCAACCCTCCCCTTCGTGGCCGCGACCTTCTCGTCGAAGGCCTGCTCAACGCCGGTTACGTTGAATCCGCCAAGGGAATGGTCAGGAAGATGATCAAGGAAGGGATCGTTCCCGACGTTGGAACTTTCAATGCCGTGGTGGAGACAGTGTGCAAGGAAGACGTTCAATTTTGCGTTGATCTTTATCACGAG GTTTCTTCCCATGAAAGAGGAACAAGAAATGGACCAAAAGCTCTGAAACCTATCCCCGTGGTTGTCCTATGCAA AAGTTAG
- the LOC106773995 gene encoding pentatricopeptide repeat-containing protein At5g18390, mitochondrial isoform X1 produces MNRLLRNAANAMLQSYAKLSKTLLLNSHSFPKTLTTAASPRDEYFAVIHHVSNIVRRDFYLERTLNKLRIHVTPELVFRVLRACSTASTPSLRFFNWALSHPSYTPTSLEFEQIVTTLAHANNYQTMWSLIRQVTLHHRLSLSPAAVATLIDAYGHHRHIDQAVEVFNKAAVLNCPQTLPLYNALLKSLCHNRLFHGAYALLRRMLRKGVHPDKTTYSILVNAWCSSGKLREAKLFLREMSDKGFNPPLRGRDLLVEGLLNAGYVESAKGMVRKMIKEGIVPDVGTFNAVVETVCKEDVQFCVDLYHEVCALGMVPDVNTYKILIPAVSKSGSIDEAFRLLNNFVEDGNRPFPSLYAPVIKALCRRGQFDDAFCFFGDMKAKAHPPNRPLYTMLITMCGRAGKFVEAANYLFEMTEMGLVPISRCFDMVTDGLKNSGKHDLASRVQQLEVSIRGV; encoded by the coding sequence ATGAACAGGCTCCTGAGAAATGCTGCAAACGCAATGCTGCAGAGTTACGCAAAACTCTCGAAAACACTTCTCCTCAATTCCCATTCATTCCCTAAAACCCTAACCACCGCGGCCTCACCCCGAGACGAGTACTTTGCAGTGATTCACCACGTCTCCAACATCGTGCGCCGCGACTTCTACCTGGAACGCACCCTCAACAAGCTCCGCATTCACGTCACCCCGGAGCTAGTCTTCCGTGTTCTCCGCGCGTGCTCCACCGCCTCCACGCCCTCCCTCCGCTTCTTCAACTGGGCTCTATCCCACCCCTCCTACACCCCCACCTCTCTCGAGTTCGAACAAATCGTCACCACCCTCGCCCACGCCAACAATTACCAAACCATGTGGTCCCTCATCCGTCAAGTCACCCTCCACCACCGTCTCTCCCTCTCCCCTGCCGCCGTCGCCACCCTCATCGACGCCTACGGCCACCACCGCCACATTGACCAGGCCGTTGAAGTCTTCAACAAGGCCGCCGTCCTCAACTGCCCCCAAACCCTCCCGCTCTACAACGCCCTTCTCAAATCCCTCTGCCACAACCGCCTCTTCCACGGCGCCTACGCCCTCCTCCGCCGCATGCTCCGCAAGGGCGTCCACCCCGACAAGACCACCTACTCTATCCTTGTCAACGCCTGGTGCTCCTCCGGCAAACTCCGCGAGGCCAAGCTCTTCCTCAGGGAAATGAGTGACAAAGGCTTCAACCCTCCCCTTCGTGGCCGCGACCTTCTCGTCGAAGGCCTGCTCAACGCCGGTTACGTTGAATCCGCCAAGGGAATGGTCAGGAAGATGATCAAGGAAGGGATCGTTCCCGACGTTGGAACTTTCAATGCCGTGGTGGAGACAGTGTGCAAGGAAGACGTTCAATTTTGCGTTGATCTTTATCACGAGGTTTGTGCTTTAGGGATGGTTCCTGATGTCAACACTTACAAGATTCTCATTCCCGCTGTTTCAAAAAGTGGCTCCATTGATGAGGCATTTAGGTTACTCAACAATTTCGTTGAAGATGGTAACCGCCCATTTCCTAGCTTGTATGCGCCTGTTATTAAGGCTCTGTGTAGGAGAGGGCAGTTTGATGAtgctttttgtttctttgggGATATGAAGGCCAAGGCACATCCCCCTAACCGCCCTCTCTATACCATGTTGATTACCATGTGCGGCCGTGCCGGGAAGTTTGTGGAGGCCGCTAACTACCTCTTTGAAATGACTGAGATGGGGTTGGTCCCCATCTCGCGCTGTTTTGACATGGTTACTGATGGGTTGAAGAATTCTGGCAAACATGATTTGGCTAGTAGAGTGCAACAGCTCGAAGTTTCTATCCGTGGTGTTTGA
- the LOC106773997 gene encoding serine/arginine-rich splicing factor SC35 has protein sequence MSHFGRSGPPDISDTYSLLVLNITFRTTADDLFPLFDKYGKVVDIFIPKDRRTGESRGFAFVRYKYADEAQKAVDRLDGRMVDGREITVQFAKYGPNAERIHKGRIIETAQRSRHRSRSRSPRKRYRDDRDRDYRKRSRSRSYDRYERDKHRGRDKDYHHRSRSRSTSLDYKGRGRARYDDEHHSRSRSRSVDSRSPARRSPSPRKSPSLQRSTSPQRSTSPRKSPRGESPANRSRDGRSPSPRSVSPRGRPEVSRSPSPRNSNGDE, from the exons ATGTCTCACTTCGGACGCTCGGGTCCTCCTGACATTTCCGACACTTACTCTCTTCTCGTTCTCAACATCACCTTCC GTACCACCGCCGATGACCTATTTCCTCTATTTGACAAGTATGGGAAGGTTGTCGACATCTTCATCCCCAAGGATCGAAG GACCGGTGAGTCGAGGGGTTTTGCCTTTGTGCGTTACAAGTATGCTGATGAGGCTCAAAAGGCCGTTGATAGGCTCGACG GAAGAATGGTTGATGGTCGTGAAATAACGGTCCAGTTTGCCAAATACGGGCCTAATGCTGAGAGGAT TCACAAAGGAAGGATTATTGAAACGGCCCAGAGATCAAGGCACCGGTCAAGAAGCCGTAGTCCCAGGAAAAG GTATCGTGATGACAGAGACCGGGATTATAGAAAGAGAAGTCGCAGTAGAAGCTATGATAGGTATGAACGTGACAAGCACCGTGGGAGAGACAAAGACTATCACCACAGAAGCAGAAGCCGTAGTACCAGTCTTGATTACAAGGGTCGTGGTAGGGCACGCTATGATGATGAACATCATAGTAGAAGCCGCAGTAGATCAGTTGACAG TCGCTCCCCTGCACGACGCAGTCCTAGTCCTCGAAAGAGTCCTTCCTTACAGCGGAGCACTTCTCCACAAAGGAGTACATCCCCTAGGAAAAGCCCACGGGGTGAAAGTCCAGCAAATCGTAGCCGTGATGGACGTTCTCCTTCCCCGCGCAGTGTATCACCACGCGGTCGCCCTGAAGTTTCACGAAGCCCTTCCCCTCGGAATTCGAATGGTGAT GAATAA